The sequence CGCTACGAGAGGGGCTCTGGCTCCGGAGGCAGGTCACCCATCTCTCTAAAAAGTGCTGCAAGCGCGTTTTTGGAACCTCCTCCtcgtgctgctgctgctgttgatGATCACAAGGCCTCTCCGAGAGGTCAGGTGAGCAAAGTTATAGGTTAATGTGTGTTTTAACGCCCGAGCTTCAAATATGTTACTGCTGATCTTGATCATGGCAGCCCAAGGCAGCAGATGCTGATGAGAAGGGAAACGAGGCGAAAAACACCCCAACCAACTTGATAGACTTCCTTGATGAGGATTCAAACACTGCAGCATCTCCCTCAGCTGCCATTGTTCCCATCACTTCAGTTGAAGCTCTGTTGTTTGAGCTGTCGTCTCCCATGGCCTCCAAGAGCTGTGTCACAGTCATGACAAGAGACGAGGCGAATCTGCCTCATCTGCAAAGTGCTGCATCACTTGAATCTTCATTGAATGAGGTAAGTTAATTAACAGAGATGAATATTTCAAGGCACAGTTACCACTTGATCATGAACTGATGTAAAATCTGTGCAGCAGGGCAGCAGATCGCCTGCTGCACCGGATGATCTGAGGCGAACGAGGAGCGTTCCAGCCGTGCAATCATTAGCAGAAGCTTCTAGTGCTAGGAAGGAAATCCCAGAGGTACTTAATCTACTCAGACTACTCTCATTAACCACCATAAACCTCATGGATTTACACACTGCATAAAAATGCTGTGCAGGATCTTTTCACCCCGGGTTTCGCCTCCTTCAATCCACCAGCAGCCGGATGGGCGCCTTACATGAACACGTCTCGTCTCCAACAGCCTGCAGCCGCGTATCAGAACCCCCCGAGACCAAGGAATCCCTTTGACATTGATGATGACAGATTCCAAGTCCAAGCAGCAACACTAAGTTATATGTCACCATTGCAAGGAgctcatcaaaacatgctcatTTCATCACCTTATCTATCTCCTCAATCACATCCTCTAGGTATAAATGATTAATTtctacaagaaaaaaaaaatccatatcTTATTACTATTTGAAATATCATGATTAAAATGCCAAATTTCTTGAATAGTTCCAGGAGCTTACATGCCAAACAACATGCTGCTTACAAGGTAACATTGCAACTGTTTCTCCAAAAGAGTTAGTTGTATGAAACCCTCTGCTTTTTGAAGCACATTttttatgcaaaaaaaaaagcttCAAATTTTGACAACAATTTCATTGATATTTACATGGACATAATGATCAAGATTTGAGCATTTTTGCAGGCCAGAAGGGAGAGGCGAAGACGCCTTTGCTTCTCCGTTGCCACGAGCAGGAAATCCTTTCGGATGAGCTGCTCGTGTACAAGTGGTGCAAAAGGGACGGAGCtaggattttaaaaattggACAGGcaaaattacattatttttttaatctagaaataagtttgggcgggaaatacaaaatattatctaaatataataattaaaacaaaaatatgcCCGGGGCTTGGCTCTGTCTCTACGTGCAATGCAACTTCACATTGTGTAACATTGTatgttgtatatatatactcaaGAATTCTTGTGGCTTGCTCTTCTACAGTGGCAGTATAAATTGAAaggtttatttatttgaattttcccACAAATAGAAATGGAAAGATGAGCAACACACTCAATTCATTGCAATCTTAGCTAGTCAAACAATAATAAATACAAGTCAATCTAAATAAAAAGGGTGGTTTCTCTAGGTTTATGATTTATGATTTATGAAGAACCAATAATTTTCATGTCAATTTTAATTGTTCTAAGATACTAACATTAATTCAGAAAAGGGGATAAATATTATACTAGTTATTCTCCCAACGTGACGAAAACTATCAAACGCAAGTATAATTGTAAAAAGTTCAaacgtttcaaaaaaaaaattgaactttcaacattttctaaaaaatgatcTGCTACCAAAATCCAGCGCAAAATGATGAATTACCTCGTCGGGTTTCTTAAttaggtgattttttttctccCACCTCATCCAATACAAAGTTGATTCATTTTTATTGCCGAATTTTATatagtg comes from Salvia miltiorrhiza cultivar Shanhuang (shh) chromosome 3, IMPLAD_Smil_shh, whole genome shotgun sequence and encodes:
- the LOC131015253 gene encoding probable ADP-ribosylation factor GTPase-activating protein AGD14 isoform X4, with the translated sequence MPRRVKEEEKVENIIRGLLKQPDNRRCINCCSLGPQYVCTTFWTFVCTNCSGVHREFTHRVKSVSVAKFSDEEIMSLQAGGNERAKQIYFKSWDPHHNSYPNSSNLQRLREFVRDVYIDRRYAGENSFNKQPLAQPSLQESRGGFCEWPSEMSRWGRRDDYLGRSPPVERGHSIFERSSSDRGLNLKDFLEERSPRNNQVVMPRSSSHRARSTRFEIVDDRFREDGSVKRYERGSGSGGRSPISLKSAAAVDDHKASPRGQPKAADADEKGNEAKNTPTNLIDFLDEDSNTAASPSAAIVPITSVEALLFELSSPMASKSCVTVMTRDEANLPHLQSAASLESSLNEQGSRSPAAPDDLRRTRSVPAVQSLAEASSARKEIPEDLFTPGFASFNPPAAGWAPYMNTSRLQQPAAAYQNPPRPRNPFDIDDDRFQVQAATLSYMSPLQGAHQNMLISSPYLSPQSHPLVPGAYMPNNMLLTRPEGRGEDAFASPLPRAGNPFG
- the LOC131015253 gene encoding probable ADP-ribosylation factor GTPase-activating protein AGD9 isoform X2, with product MPRRVKEEEKVENIIRGLLKQPDNRRCINCCSLGPQYVCTTFWTFVCTNCSGVHREFTHRVKSVSVAKFSDEEIMSLQAGGNERAKQIYFKSWDPHHNSYPNSSNLQRLREFVRDVYIDRRYAGENSFNKQPLAQPSLQESRGGFCEWPSEMSRWGRRDDYLGRSPPVERGHSIFERSSSDRGLNLKDFLEERSPRNNQVVMPRSSSHRARSTRFEIVDDRFREDGSVKRYERGSGSGGRSPISLKSAASAFLEPPPRAAAAVDDHKASPRGQPKAADADEKGNEAKNTPTNLIDFLDEDSNTAASPSAAIVPITSVEALLFELSSPMASKSCVTVMTRDEANLPHLQSAASLESSLNEGSRSPAAPDDLRRTRSVPAVQSLAEASSARKEIPEDLFTPGFASFNPPAAGWAPYMNTSRLQQPAAAYQNPPRPRNPFDIDDDRFQVQAATLSYMSPLQGAHQNMLISSPYLSPQSHPLVPGAYMPNNMLLTRPEGRGEDAFASPLPRAGNPFG
- the LOC131015253 gene encoding probable ADP-ribosylation factor GTPase-activating protein AGD14 isoform X1, with protein sequence MPRRVKEEEKVENIIRGLLKQPDNRRCINCCSLGPQYVCTTFWTFVCTNCSGVHREFTHRVKSVSVAKFSDEEIMSLQAGGNERAKQIYFKSWDPHHNSYPNSSNLQRLREFVRDVYIDRRYAGENSFNKQPLAQPSLQESRGGFCEWPSEMSRWGRRDDYLGRSPPVERGHSIFERSSSDRGLNLKDFLEERSPRNNQVVMPRSSSHRARSTRFEIVDDRFREDGSVKRYERGSGSGGRSPISLKSAASAFLEPPPRAAAAVDDHKASPRGQPKAADADEKGNEAKNTPTNLIDFLDEDSNTAASPSAAIVPITSVEALLFELSSPMASKSCVTVMTRDEANLPHLQSAASLESSLNEQGSRSPAAPDDLRRTRSVPAVQSLAEASSARKEIPEDLFTPGFASFNPPAAGWAPYMNTSRLQQPAAAYQNPPRPRNPFDIDDDRFQVQAATLSYMSPLQGAHQNMLISSPYLSPQSHPLVPGAYMPNNMLLTRPEGRGEDAFASPLPRAGNPFG
- the LOC131015253 gene encoding probable ADP-ribosylation factor GTPase-activating protein AGD14 isoform X3 — translated: MPRRVKEEEKVENIIRGLLKQPDNRRCINCCSLGPQYVCTTFWTFVCTNCSGVHREFTHRVKSVSVAKFSDEEIMSLQAGGNERAKQIYFKSWDPHHNSYPNSSNLQRLREFVRDVYIDRRYAGENSFNKQPLAQPESRGGFCEWPSEMSRWGRRDDYLGRSPPVERGHSIFERSSSDRGLNLKDFLEERSPRNNQVVMPRSSSHRARSTRFEIVDDRFREDGSVKRYERGSGSGGRSPISLKSAASAFLEPPPRAAAAVDDHKASPRGQPKAADADEKGNEAKNTPTNLIDFLDEDSNTAASPSAAIVPITSVEALLFELSSPMASKSCVTVMTRDEANLPHLQSAASLESSLNEQGSRSPAAPDDLRRTRSVPAVQSLAEASSARKEIPEDLFTPGFASFNPPAAGWAPYMNTSRLQQPAAAYQNPPRPRNPFDIDDDRFQVQAATLSYMSPLQGAHQNMLISSPYLSPQSHPLVPGAYMPNNMLLTRPEGRGEDAFASPLPRAGNPFG